Within Leptospira noumeaensis, the genomic segment GGGTCGCTGCCACTTGGTATTCTCGCAATTGGTTTTTTCTAAACTCAGATCCAATACCCAAATCCCAGTACCTCTGAGAATAAAACAATGCGTAGTTTAAAGGAAGGCCTATGGAAAGGATCAGGAGTAAGGGTGAAAACCAAATTGTTTTTCTAAATTTATCAAAACTGGCGGAAAATCCTGTTCCTTTTTCTCCGAGTAACACTAAGTAAAAACAAAGAAAAGCCCCGTCCGAGTTTTGGATTTGTACTCCAAAAAAAAACGGCAAAACAAGGAGTAAACTTTGTTTCCAAAGCCCTCTCTCCCATAAAAACACAGAGATAAAAAAGAAAAAAACAATACTCCCTAAAATTCCGAAATCATGTATTAACCACAAAAAGAAGTTAGGTGGAAAATCGATCATTTCATTTGTAGTTTTTGTTCCTATCCGGAAAGGATCAAGAAGACCAAGAGGGAAAGATCCTATTCCATTTCCTAACCAAAGATTGTTTTTGATCCCTTCGAGACAGATGGTCAAAAGTTCCGCTCGCATTAAGTCCATTCGTTTGAGAGCCAAATAAGGATCTTTTTTCAAAATAGGAAGTGCTTCCATTGTTCGTTTAGATAATTCCACCAGATCCCAATTTTTTTGCAGAAAACTGAGTCCGTATAGAGTCAAAAAACCCAAAATAGGAATGAGTAAATACAAACCCACTCGAGTGATTCTTTTTTTGGTGAGAGAAATGATCCACAAATCAGTGGTTAGATGGATCATTCCAATCGTTATGGATAGACCCCAGACCACCCAAAATGCTTTGCCTTGTTTTAGACCAAGCCAAGTCACAAATAAAAACGAAAGAACCGCCAAAACCAAACTAAATCTTTCTTTAGATTTACGCCAATTCCGAATGAGTTTCGAAATCCAAAGTAGAGACAATACAGGAAGAATCCAAGAAGCCGATCCAGAGTCTTGAAAAAGTCCTGTGGTACGCCCAACCTTTACACTTTCTAAAGTACCCGCAGAAAAAAAATCCAAACTCCAAATGGATTGGATGCACATCACAAGTAAATTGATTCCCAAACCTAAAAACAATCCAAACCGAAGTTGTTCCGACAAACTATCCTTAGATGGAGTTGGCATAGAACGTTCTTCGGAAAATAAATATAAAATCACAAACGAAGTAGGAACAAGAATTTTACAAGAAAGTCCCATGGCTTCTCTGGAAGAAAGAGAAGGGAAATAAATGTACTCTTGGATCCCAAGGCCAGTCACAAGCCCTAGACCTTGGTATTGGAAAAGACAAAGCACTGTCAAAAGACAAAGAAAGAAGATAAACCCAAAATAGGTAGAATACCAAATGGGGAGATTGGATTTCCCAGTGGGATTACGAATCATCCAATCGGTAAGAATTTGTTCGGATTGTTTGGGGAGGGCCATTTCATTCCTCCCAAGAAGGACAAGAACCACTTCTCTTGTCCAGATTCCAAGAATGGAGCCGAGAAACAAACCAACGAGCTGGTAAGAACCAACCATAGGAAGACCAGAAAGATAAGGCAGACGAAGGAAAGTAAATACTCCAAGAGCTGTGAAGATCCTTCCCCATTTCCTCTGATAGATTTGGGGAAAAAATCCAAAGGCAAATTGTAAGAGAAAGGATGGATAGAATTGATTTCCCGGAACCGGTTCCACATACCGATGGAGGCTCCAAACAGAGAAGGTGCAGAAAAAAAAGAAAAGGAGATCGGATATGGGTAAAGAGCGAAGTCGGCCTAGAAAACTCACGATAGAAAGAGTTTAGAGCCTGGCTCAGTGAATCAATTGTAAATTTAAAGGAATCGGGAGAATTCGGACTTTGTGCGAGAACTTGTCTAGAAAAGAATCAGGGATTTTCTCTTAGTCGAGAGAATCCACGTCCATTCCAGTTGCAGGATATGCAGATAAAGAATCCATGCGGTATCCACCGGCACGATTACGGCTTTTGGCCATTTGTTCTGCAAACTCTACAGTAAATCTTGTCCACGGAATGGCTTTGAGTCTTGCGATCGGAATTTTTTTCTTCGTTCCTTCACAGATCCCATAGGTTCCGTTTTCTATTTTTTCTAGCGCCAGTTCGATCTCGCGCAGAGTTTCAATTTCGTTTTCAGTCAAAACAGAAGTTAAGGCCTCTGAATTGAGTTCGGATGCAATGTCCGCAATATCTCCCATCTCTTTCAATCCAGAAGGCGAACTAGTGTCTTCCCATTGGTTGAGCTTGATCAGGAGGGACTCTTTTTTCTCTTGGAGGAGCTCTCGCACCTCTTCAATGAACTTTTTGTCCACTCCCTTCTCTGCTGATGAAGATTTTGCAGCTGGTTTCGGCATCTTAATCCTTAGACTTTGGATTCCTTGTGATCTGTATGAGATTTGCAAAATTTGCAATATTTTTTAGTCACAAGTTTTTCCGACTTTGTCTTCTTGTTTTTAGTCTGGAAGTAATTTGACCGCCCAGGTATCGCACATGGGACACAGGTTAGTTTTATGATTTCTCTCATAATTTATGCCATGACGTACCGACCCCATATATAGTCAATCGACAATAGCTGGTTTTTTTAATTCCCTTCTGAAATAGGTAGCAAACAAACTCCCCAAAAGGGAATGGGTCAAACTCGATAAAGCACTAGGAATTGCGGTGTTCGGATCGAGAAAATGAGTCCTTGCGAGCACGGCCCCAAGCCCCGAATTCTGCATCCCTACTTCAATCGAAATGGTTTTGGCAGTTTTTGCGTTCTTTGTCAGATACAGGCTAAAAATCCCACCCAGTCCAAACCCACCTAAGTGTAAAAGGATGACTGCAAAAAAGATACGAAAGTCCGAATGCAGGATGGTATCTTTCCCACTGGCAATGATCGAAGCCACAATCATTGCAATCAAGAGTACAGAAAGTACGGGAAAAAAATCCTGAACCTCTTTTGTCAGTTTTGGAAACATTGATTTTAAAAATAAACCCAATCCTACAGGAACTAAAATCACTTGGAAGGTAGTCAATACAAGACCTACACGGTCTATTTCCAATCGACTCCCTATGAGAACGGCAATCAGAAAGGGAGTCATAAGGATTCCAAGGATTGTAGAAACAGAAGTTAAGGTAACGCTGAGAGGCACATCCGCTTTGGACAAAAATGCAATCACATTGGATGCGGTCCCACCAGGACAACAAGAAACAAGGATGAGTCCCACAGCAAATGCTTCCGGAAGTTGGAACAAAAACCCTAGAGAATATCCAAGGATTGGCATAATCGTATATTGCAATATAGTTCCAATGAGAATGGGTTTTGGTTGTTTTAAGATACGAATAAAATCTTCTGCATCCAAAGTAAGCCCCATCCCAAGCATAATGGCACCGAGGCTATAGGTGATCCAAGAACCTTTAAACCAAATGATTTTTTCAGGAAATAAAAATCCAATCCCTGAGATGAGTAGAAGAACAAGGGGAAACGCAGTGACAATCAGTCTAGAAATTTTTGTGAACATCATCAAACCTAAGGTACTTGATTCGCCTAATTTTGTTTTAAGTAGTCGTTTAGAGCTTCTTTCACACGGGCCACGTGTTCTTCTTCAATGGCAATATGAGGAGCCAAACGTAACCTTCCCAGACGGACTGCTGTTGTGATTTTCCTCTGTTTTAAAAAGGCCTGGATGGCTTCTGGTTGGAACTTGGACGAATCCTTATGACCAGTAATGGCAAGAATCCCTGTTTTTATTTGGGGAAATGTATCTGATTCTAAAGTAAAACCAAGATCATGAAGTGCATCCTTAAACATCCCCGCAACTTCATAAATCCGTTCCCGAACCCGAGAAAACCCAAGAGTCGATAACATCCGTAGGGATGCATAAAAATAAATCCAATCATTGAAATTGATTGTACTTTGTTCAAATTGGTCGGCTGCAGGTTTCCATTCATCCCGATACGGAAAATAACTGGAATCGTTCACCA encodes:
- a CDS encoding TraR/DksA family transcriptional regulator — translated: MPKPAAKSSSAEKGVDKKFIEEVRELLQEKKESLLIKLNQWEDTSSPSGLKEMGDIADIASELNSEALTSVLTENEIETLREIELALEKIENGTYGICEGTKKKIPIARLKAIPWTRFTVEFAEQMAKSRNRAGGYRMDSLSAYPATGMDVDSLD
- the rpmG gene encoding 50S ribosomal protein L33 is translated as MREIIKLTCVPCAIPGRSNYFQTKNKKTKSEKLVTKKYCKFCKSHTDHKESKV
- a CDS encoding bile acid:sodium symporter family protein, with translation MFTKISRLIVTAFPLVLLLISGIGFLFPEKIIWFKGSWITYSLGAIMLGMGLTLDAEDFIRILKQPKPILIGTILQYTIMPILGYSLGFLFQLPEAFAVGLILVSCCPGGTASNVIAFLSKADVPLSVTLTSVSTILGILMTPFLIAVLIGSRLEIDRVGLVLTTFQVILVPVGLGLFLKSMFPKLTKEVQDFFPVLSVLLIAMIVASIIASGKDTILHSDFRIFFAVILLHLGGFGLGGIFSLYLTKNAKTAKTISIEVGMQNSGLGAVLARTHFLDPNTAIPSALSSLTHSLLGSLFATYFRRELKKPAIVD